Proteins co-encoded in one Brassica oleracea var. oleracea cultivar TO1000 chromosome C4, BOL, whole genome shotgun sequence genomic window:
- the LOC106339216 gene encoding uncharacterized protein LOC106339216 encodes MIKLIKSMFQAITRPIQYLIICYLRYVSGSPSLTDTKHDHYVTTLVIEHSYKFVRENILYSSTHAYVFNKLGIIHPVNYHVGELTLADSYQGIELSWRIFYNKSIGRESFELRFDKRHKDLVYNSYLPYVESTAKEMTTIPEVHIYSQSFDTWETKPLEHHSTFETIAMKEELKRGLIHDLDMFVRRKDLYDRAGRPWTRSYLLYGPPGTGKTSLVVAMAKYLNFDVYDLQLSRAVESYFNPRKLLSGVMNNSILLVEDIDEL; translated from the exons ATGATCAAATTGATCAAATCAATGTTTCAGGCAATAACTCGTCCGATTCAATACCTGATCATATGTTATCTCCGGTATGTTTCCGGATCTCCTTCATTGACTGATACAAAACATGATCATTACGTCACCACGCTTGTCATCGAACACTCATACAAGTTTGTGAGGGAAAACATCCTCTATTCCTCCACTCACGCTTATGTTTTCAATAAGCTCGGCATAATTCACCCGGTCAATTACCATGTCGGCGAACTCACATTGGCCGATAGCTACCAAGGGATCGAGCTCAGCTGGAGAATTTTCTATAATAAAAGTATCGGAAGGGAATCATTCGAGCTGAGATTTGACAAAAGACACAAAGACTTGGTCTATAACTCTTACCTACCTTACGTAGAGAGCACGGCAAAGGAGATGACGACAATTCCGGAGGTGCACATATATTCTCAATCCTTTGACACTTGGGAAACCAAACCCCTCGAGCACCATTCGACCTTTGAAACAATTGCTATGAAGGAAGAGCTCAAGCGTGGCCTCATCCACGATCTTGATATGTTCGTCCGAAGGAAAGATCTCTACGATAGAGCTGGGAGACCCTGGACGAGAAGTTACTTGCTGTATGGTCCACCGGGGACAGGGAAGACGAGCCTGGTGGTTGCTATGGCTAAGTACCTTAACTTCGATGTCTACGACCTACAGCTCTCGAGAGCGGTGGAAAGCTACTTCAATCCAAGAAAACTGCTTTCAGGAGTCATGAACAACTCTATTCTCCTCGTAGAGGATATAGATGAG CTTTGA
- the LOC106341033 gene encoding uncharacterized protein LOC106341033: MIDPTLLSRMSMKIYMGHCCFEGFKVLASTYLGLSHVDNDEPHRLYPDIKRLIDGQVITPAQVTVELMESEDVDVVLEGLVRTLESLTSDKIDDDEDEEKHLACLRDL, encoded by the coding sequence ATGATTGACCCAACATTGCTAAGTCGTATGAGTATGAAAATTTACATGGGACATTGCTGTTTTGAGGGCTTCAAAGTGTTGGCGTCTACCTACTTGGGCCTCTCTCATGTCGACAATGATGAGCCACACCGTCTCTATCCAGACATCAAGCGTTTGATTGATGGACAAGTTATCACACCAGCTCAAGTCACGGTGGAGCTAATGGAGAGCGAAGATGTTGATGTGGTACTCGAAGGTCTGGTGAGGACTTTGGAGAGTTTAACATCAGATAAGATTGATGATGATGAAGATGAGGAAAAACATTTGGCATGTTTAAGAGACTTATGA
- the LOC106342653 gene encoding protein IQ-DOMAIN 14: MGKKGSLFSAIKGVFTPHSKEKLVNEAERKSGKEKRKKGFGKLKRGESSSFLPIFREPSSIEKILADAERDHNLVFRPPSPPDQSNPPSASPPPPLRPASPQSPPPRDIDLPRLDSSRSLSLKPPDGSNPSSASSSTPLKPGVPSPPIVPSPEPTSPRVVSPQTVSIKHPSPRPTSPRVASPQAVPPKPPTPREGQLRLELPSPKTPPRVDAPKVEPSTLDAPRTVLPLEIVSRPEPTLLVQHASAAKIQAAFRGYTARRSFRALKGLVRLQGVVKGYNVKRQTVNAMKYMQKLVRVQSKLQSHRIRTSENQTQVEKDEANTGGNDHWDDSVLTKEERDARSQRKADAIIKRERSMAYAYSHKVTPKSAHDVGLPLWWNWGDQQLPPASHVPSHYMLTPTRLSPRYSRGRLRGGSPFKDDDSLTSCPPFPSYMAPTVSAKAKVRPNSNPKERVMGTPSSVRSEKRRVSYPPVQRGEDVFRWSKGSLLMSKKGCPGSSSPGGVVAIEKRKTVKSVGNLSVDSTVSMPATVGKKRFNRYV; encoded by the exons ATGGGGAAGAAAGGTAGTTTGTTTTCTGCAATCAAAGGGGTTTTTACTCCACATTCCAAAGAGAAGCTAGTCAAT GAAGCAGAGAGAAAGAGTGGCAAAGAAAAGAGGAAGAAAGGCTTTGGGAAACTAAAGCGTGGAGAGAGCAGTTCATTTCTTCCCATCTTCAGAGAGCCTAGTAGTATTGAAAAGATTTTGGCAGATGCTGAGAGAGATCACAATCTTGTTTTCAGGCCTCCTTCTCCTCCTGATCAATCAAATCCACCCTCAGCCTCTCCTCCACCTCCTCTGAGGCCTGCTTCTCCGCAGTCTCCTCCTCCTAGAGATATTGACCTTCCAAGATTGGATTCTTCAAGATCGCTTTCACTGAAGCCCCCTGATGGATCAAATCCATCATCAGCCTCTTCTAGTACTCCTCTGAAGCCTGGAGTTCCTTCCCCTCCCATAGTTCCTTCTCCAGAACCAACTTCACCAAGAGTTGTCTCCCCACAAACAGTCTCTATAAAGCACCCTTCTCCAAGACCAACTTCACCAAGAGTTGCTTCCCCACAGGCTGTCCCTCCAAAGCCGCCTACTCCAAGAGAAGGCCAACTAAGGTTGGAACTACCTTCACCAAAGACTCCTCCAAGAGTAGATGCTCCAAAAGTAGAACCATCAACTTTGGATGCTCCAAGAACTGTACTGCCACTGGAGATTGTTTCTAGACCAGAGCCAACTCTCTTGGTCCAGCATGCTTCTGCAGCAAAAATTCAAGCAGCTTTCAGAGGCTACACG GCAAGGAGGAGTTTCAGAGCTCTCAAAGGTTTAGTCAGGCTTCAAGGAGTGGTGAAAGGATACAACGTGAAGCGTCAGACGGTAAATGCAATGAAGTACATGCAAAAACTGGTCCGTGTCCAGTCCAAACTTCAGTCACACCGCATAAGAACGTCGGAAAACCAAACACAAGTTGAGAAAGACGAGGCAAACACAGGTGGTAATGATCATTGGGACGACAGTGTGCTGACAAAAGAAGAAAGGGATGCGAGATCACAGAGGAAAGCTGATGCAATCATCAAGAGAGAACGTTCCATGGCCTATGCATACTCTCACAAGGTAACACCCAAGTCTGCTCATGACGTTGGGCTCCCTCTATGGTGGAACTGGGGAGATCAACAGCTTCCTCCTGCTAGTCATGTACCGAGCCATTACATGCTAACACCAACAAGACTAAGCCCAAGATATTCAAGAGGAAGACTAAGAGGTGGTTCTCCTTTCAAGGATGATGACAGCCTCACAAGCTGCCCACCATTCCCAAGCTACATGGCTCCAACGGTCTCTGCCAAGGCCAAAGTTAGACCAAACAGCAACCCAAAAGAGAGAGTTATGGGCACACCATCATCGGTGAGAAGCGAGAAGAGGAGAGTGTCGTATCCACCGGTGCAACGAGGTGAAGATGTGTTTAGATGGAGCAAAGGATCATTGCTGATGAGCAAGAAAGGATGTCCTGGTTCTTCTTCACCTGGAGGTGTGGTGGCTATTGAGAAGCGCAAGACAGTTAAATCTGTAGGGAATTTGAGCGTTGATTCTACTGTCTCCATGCCAGCCACAGTTGGTAAGAAACGGTTTAACAGATATGTGTGA
- the LOC106340973 gene encoding probable L-type lectin-domain containing receptor kinase V.3 isoform X1, whose protein sequence is MIMSSKILSHAVFLILVLFCCTEHTHGKLIMQGSAGFVKGFRTLTSTKKHTYGQAFHDEILQFKNSNGTMTSFSVTFFFAIVPEHKRKGSHGMAFVISPTRGITNASADQYLGIFNEANNGNTSNHIFAVELDINKDDEFGDIDDNHVGININGMRSTVSAPAGYYDQEGHFRSLSLISGNLLRLTILYSHKDTQINVTLSSPEEGYYPKKPLLSLKQDLSPYFSEKMYAGFSASTGSVGAMHYMWVWFINGYITVPNLDLGIPKFPPYPITKTKVALIVLVTALALALFAALVASGLSLFFYKRHMKVMEVLEEWEIECGPHRFAYKELFKATNGFKQLLGKGGFGQVFKGTLPGSNAKIAVKRVSHGSSQGMREFLAEIATIGRLRHPNLVRLLGYCRYNEELYLVYDFMPNGSLDRYLHGGESSDQEELSWSQRFKIIKDVASALSYLHHEWIQVVIHRDIKPANVLIDDKMNASLGDFGLAKLYDQGHEAQTSRVAGTFGYMAPELMRTGRPTTGTDVYAFGVFMLEVSCGRKLFEPRAEPEEIVLADWAINRWENGDIIEAASERIRREYDKGQLEVVLKLGVLCSHQAEEVRPDMATVVKILEGVSELPDNLLDVVRTEKLGRWYEMYGKVLDVEVTMESGGNLTVTEPLTYVGR, encoded by the coding sequence ATGATCATGTCTAGTAAAATCCTATCACATGCCGTTTTCTTGATCCTTGTTCTGTTCTGTTGCACTGAACACACCCATGGCAAGCTGATTATGCAGGGATCAGCCGGATTCGTCAAAGGTTTCAGAACGTTGACGAGCACCAAGAAGCACACATATGGCCAAGCCTTCCACGACGAGATACTCCAGTTCAAGAACTCCAACGGTACCATGACATCTTTCTCTGTCACCTTCTTCTTTGCTATCGTCCCTGAACATAAGCGCAAAGGCTCTCACGGTATGGCCTTTGTGATCTCTCCCACTAGAGGGATCACAAACGCATCTGCTGATCAGTACCTTGGAATATTCAACGAAGCAAACAACGGGAACACCTCGAATCATATCTTTGCTGTTGAGCTTGACATAAACAAAGATGATGAGTTTGGTGACATTGATGATAACCATGTCGGCATTAACATAAACGGCATGAGGTCTACTGTATCTGCTCCTGCTGGTTACTATGATCAAGAGGGGCATTTCAGAAGCCTCTCTTTGATCAGTGGAAACCTACTTAGACTCACTATTTTGTATAGCCACAAGGATACACAGATCAATGTCACCTTATCATCACCAGAGGAAGGCTATTACCCAAAGAAGCCACTTCTTTCTCTGAAACAAGATCTCTCACCGTACTTTTCGGAGAAAATGTATGCTGGCTTCTCAGCCTCTACCGGCTCCGTTGGAGCAATGCATTACATGTGGGTTTGGTTCATCAACGGCTACATCACTGTTCCAAATCTTGACTTAGGGATACCAAAGTTTCCTCCCTATCCCATTACAAAAACTAAGGTAGCTCTGATAGTATTGGTGACGGCCTTGGCCTTGGCTCTCTTTGCTGCGCTTGTTGCTTCAGGTTTGAGTCTCTTCTTCTATAAGAGACATATGAAGGTTATGGAGGTTTTAGAGGAATGGGAGATCGAATGTGGACCTCATAGGTTTGCTTACAAAGAGCTTTTCAAAGCCACAAACGGTTTCAAACAGCTTCTAGGCAAAGGAGGGTTTGGTCAGGTCTTTAAAGGGACACTTCCAGGTTCCAACGCAAAGATTGCTGTGAAACGTGTTTCTCACGGCTCGAGCCAAGGGATGCGTGAGTTCTTGGCTGAGATAGCTACCATTGGTCGTCTTAGACATCCGAATCTAGTCAGGCTTCTTGGTTACTGCAGGTACAATGAAGAGCTCTACTTGGTTTATGACTTTATGCCCAATGGTAGCCTTGACAGGTATCTCCACGGAGGCGAATCATCAGATCAAGAAGAGCTTTCTTGGAGTCAACGTTTCAAGATCATCAAAGATGTTGCCTCCGCACTTTCCTATCTCCACCATGAGTGGATACAAGTTGTGATTCATAGAGACATCAAGCCGGCGAATGTACTAATAGACGACAAGATGAATGCAAGTCTAGGAGATTTTGGATTGGCTAAGCTTTATGATCAAGGGCACGAAGCTCAGACGTCTAGAGTAGCTGGAACGTTTGGTTACATGGCACCAGAGCTCATGAGAACGGGAAGACCAACGACGGGAACAGATGTTTACGCCTTTGGTGTGTTCATGCTTGAAGTTTCTTGCGGTAGGAAGCTGTTTGAGCCGCGAGCTGAGCCTGAAGAGATTGTTCTTGCGGATTGGGCGATTAACCGTTGGGAGAACGGTGATATCATAGAGGCGGCTAGTGAAAGAATCAGACGAGAGTATGATAAGGGACAGCTTGAGGTTGTTTTGAAGCTGGGAGTGTTGTGTTCTCACCAGGCTGAAGAGGTTAGGCCGGATATGGCTACGGTTGTTAAGATCTTGGAGGGAGTTTCTGAGCTTCCGGATAATTTGCTTGATGTTGTTAGGACTGAGAAGTTGGGGAGATGGTATGAGATGTATGGAAAGGTGCTTGATGTGGAGGTGACAATGGAGTCTGGAGGTAACTTGACGGTCACGGAACCGTTGACTTATGTAGGACGGTAA
- the LOC106340973 gene encoding probable L-type lectin-domain containing receptor kinase V.3 isoform X2 has product MQGSAGFVKGFRTLTSTKKHTYGQAFHDEILQFKNSNGTMTSFSVTFFFAIVPEHKRKGSHGMAFVISPTRGITNASADQYLGIFNEANNGNTSNHIFAVELDINKDDEFGDIDDNHVGININGMRLTILYSHKDTQINVTLSSPEEGYYPKKPLLSLKQDLSPYFSEKMYAGFSASTGSVGAMHYMWVWFINGYITVPNLDLGIPKFPPYPITKTKVALIVLVTALALALFAALVASGLSLFFYKRHMKVMEVLEEWEIECGPHRFAYKELFKATNGFKQLLGKGGFGQVFKGTLPGSNAKIAVKRVSHGSSQGMREFLAEIATIGRLRHPNLVRLLGYCRYNEELYLVYDFMPNGSLDRYLHGGESSDQEELSWSQRFKIIKDVASALSYLHHEWIQVVIHRDIKPANVLIDDKMNASLGDFGLAKLYDQGHEAQTSRVAGTFGYMAPELMRTGRPTTGTDVYAFGVFMLEVSCGRKLFEPRAEPEEIVLADWAINRWENGDIIEAASERIRREYDKGQLEVVLKLGVLCSHQAEEVRPDMATVVKILEGVSELPDNLLDVVRTEKLGRWYEMYGKVLDVEVTMESGGNLTVTEPLTYVGR; this is encoded by the exons ATGCAGGGATCAGCCGGATTCGTCAAAGGTTTCAGAACGTTGACGAGCACCAAGAAGCACACATATGGCCAAGCCTTCCACGACGAGATACTCCAGTTCAAGAACTCCAACGGTACCATGACATCTTTCTCTGTCACCTTCTTCTTTGCTATCGTCCCTGAACATAAGCGCAAAGGCTCTCACGGTATGGCCTTTGTGATCTCTCCCACTAGAGGGATCACAAACGCATCTGCTGATCAGTACCTTGGAATATTCAACGAAGCAAACAACGGGAACACCTCGAATCATATCTTTGCTGTTGAGCTTGACATAAACAAAGATGATGAGTTTGGTGACATTGATGATAACCATGTCGGCATTAACATAAACGGCATGAG ACTCACTATTTTGTATAGCCACAAGGATACACAGATCAATGTCACCTTATCATCACCAGAGGAAGGCTATTACCCAAAGAAGCCACTTCTTTCTCTGAAACAAGATCTCTCACCGTACTTTTCGGAGAAAATGTATGCTGGCTTCTCAGCCTCTACCGGCTCCGTTGGAGCAATGCATTACATGTGGGTTTGGTTCATCAACGGCTACATCACTGTTCCAAATCTTGACTTAGGGATACCAAAGTTTCCTCCCTATCCCATTACAAAAACTAAGGTAGCTCTGATAGTATTGGTGACGGCCTTGGCCTTGGCTCTCTTTGCTGCGCTTGTTGCTTCAGGTTTGAGTCTCTTCTTCTATAAGAGACATATGAAGGTTATGGAGGTTTTAGAGGAATGGGAGATCGAATGTGGACCTCATAGGTTTGCTTACAAAGAGCTTTTCAAAGCCACAAACGGTTTCAAACAGCTTCTAGGCAAAGGAGGGTTTGGTCAGGTCTTTAAAGGGACACTTCCAGGTTCCAACGCAAAGATTGCTGTGAAACGTGTTTCTCACGGCTCGAGCCAAGGGATGCGTGAGTTCTTGGCTGAGATAGCTACCATTGGTCGTCTTAGACATCCGAATCTAGTCAGGCTTCTTGGTTACTGCAGGTACAATGAAGAGCTCTACTTGGTTTATGACTTTATGCCCAATGGTAGCCTTGACAGGTATCTCCACGGAGGCGAATCATCAGATCAAGAAGAGCTTTCTTGGAGTCAACGTTTCAAGATCATCAAAGATGTTGCCTCCGCACTTTCCTATCTCCACCATGAGTGGATACAAGTTGTGATTCATAGAGACATCAAGCCGGCGAATGTACTAATAGACGACAAGATGAATGCAAGTCTAGGAGATTTTGGATTGGCTAAGCTTTATGATCAAGGGCACGAAGCTCAGACGTCTAGAGTAGCTGGAACGTTTGGTTACATGGCACCAGAGCTCATGAGAACGGGAAGACCAACGACGGGAACAGATGTTTACGCCTTTGGTGTGTTCATGCTTGAAGTTTCTTGCGGTAGGAAGCTGTTTGAGCCGCGAGCTGAGCCTGAAGAGATTGTTCTTGCGGATTGGGCGATTAACCGTTGGGAGAACGGTGATATCATAGAGGCGGCTAGTGAAAGAATCAGACGAGAGTATGATAAGGGACAGCTTGAGGTTGTTTTGAAGCTGGGAGTGTTGTGTTCTCACCAGGCTGAAGAGGTTAGGCCGGATATGGCTACGGTTGTTAAGATCTTGGAGGGAGTTTCTGAGCTTCCGGATAATTTGCTTGATGTTGTTAGGACTGAGAAGTTGGGGAGATGGTATGAGATGTATGGAAAGGTGCTTGATGTGGAGGTGACAATGGAGTCTGGAGGTAACTTGACGGTCACGGAACCGTTGACTTATGTAGGACGGTAA